The genomic DNA AGCCGGCTCTTGTGGGGTCGGAGCTTTCGGTCCTGGCTTCGGCGCTGCAGGCTTCGACTCTTTGGCCGGAGCTGCCGGCTCTTGTGCCTTTGGCGCGGCTGGTTTCTTGGCCGCAGGTTTCGGCGCGGCAGGCTTCTTGGCCGCGGGTGTTGGTTTTTCTGCCGGTGCGGCGTCAGCAAATTCTGCTTTCAAACGCTTCACTACCGGTGGTTCAATGGTTGAGGATGCTGAAGATACGAACTCGCCAATTTCTTCGAGTTTCTTCAGCGCCTCGCGGGATGTAATCCCAAGTTGCTTCGCAACTTCGTGGACGCGGAGTTTCGCCACGATTCTCCTATTCTGGCTGAATCGTGGCTGCCACTAGAACTTAGTGCATTACCGCGATTCTGGCCGGTCGAATTATATGCTCTGTCATCAACCGCATGACACCGTTTCCACGGTTGCTCATGCGTTGTGAGCTGACTGTGATATTCATCGTTGGGCACTCATCGTGTGCTCACCGGGTATCCATCAGATCTCTGACCCGCTTTCATCATTGTTATATGTGGTGGTGTCTGTCGTGTGCCATGCGCTCAGCGATTGTTCTAGCTGTGCGGTGTCGACCCGACCCCGAAAAGCCCGAGCAAAAGCGCGTTTGCGCAAAGCCGTGGACAAACACTTCGGGTCGCGGTGCAGCCAAGCACCACGTCCCGGTAGTACGTTGCGCTGATCTAAAACTAATGATCGGGAATCATTGGCTTCGTCGAACGCGACACGTACCAAACTGTCAATGGTTTCACGTGTGCGACAGCCAATACATAACCGCATTGGTACATGCTTGGCCATGGGCCTCCACATCTGCCACACTATCGTCAACCTTTAATAGTCTAACGCAAAGCGCCTGGTTGACGCCAAAGGAGCTAAGCCTCTGGAGCCGCTTCAGCGCCTCTTTGCTGTTCGTAGACCGTCTCTCCCATGATGTCGATGCGCCATCCGGTCAGTTTTGCGGCCAGTCGGGCGTTCTGTCCTTCTTTGCCAATGGCAAGAGACAGTTGATAATCAGGTACGACAACGGAGGCTGAACGAGTTGCTTCATCCACTCCAAAGACTTTGACGACCTTTGATGGGGATAGGGCTGCGGTGATAAACGCAGC from Enteractinococcus fodinae includes the following:
- a CDS encoding YlxR family protein encodes the protein MAKHVPMRLCIGCRTRETIDSLVRVAFDEANDSRSLVLDQRNVLPGRGAWLHRDPKCLSTALRKRAFARAFRGRVDTAQLEQSLSAWHTTDTTTYNNDESGSEI